The following coding sequences lie in one Opisthocomus hoazin isolate bOpiHoa1 chromosome 7, bOpiHoa1.hap1, whole genome shotgun sequence genomic window:
- the TPH1 gene encoding tryptophan 5-hydroxylase 1 isoform X2 — protein MNMNMVEAGYCRTLMLNKSNYMMIEDNKENEDHASERGRTAIIFSLKNEVGGLVKALKLFQEKHVNLVHIESRKSKRRNSEFEIFVDCDSDREQLNEIFQLLKSHVNIVSMNPTENFIVQEGDMENVPWFPKKISDLDKCANRVLMYGSDLDADHPGFKDNVYRKRRKYFADLAMNYKHGDPIPKIEFSEEEIKTWGTVYRELNKLYPTHACREYLKNLPLLTKYCGYREDNIPQLEDVSRFLKERTGFTIRPVAGYLSPRDFLAGLAFRVFHCTQYVRHSSDPLYTPEPDTCHELLGHVPLLAEPSFAQFSQEIGLASLGASDEAVQKLATCYFFTVEFGLCKQEGQLRVYGAGLLSSISELKHSLSGSAKVKPFDPKVTCKQECLITTFQEVYFVSESFEEAKEKMREFAKTIKRPFGVKYNPYTQSVQILKDTKSIASVVNELRHELDIVSDALSKMGKQLEL, from the exons TTAAATAAGTCAAATTACATGATGATTGAAGATAATAAAGAGAATGAAGACCATGCATCTGAAAGAGGAAGAAcagccataattttttccttgaagaatGAAGTTGGAGGACTTGTAAAAGCATTGAAACTCTTTCAG GAGAAGCATGTAAATCTGGTACACATTGAATCACGGAAGTCCAAGAGACGAAATTCTGAGTTTGAGATCTTTGTGGACTGTGACAGTGACAGGGAACAACTGAATGAGATCTTCCAGCTCCTGAAATCCCATGTCAACATTGTTTCTATGAACCCAACAGAGAATTTCATTGTTCAGGAAGGTG ACATGGAGAATGTTCCCTGGTTTCCGAAGAAGATCTCAGATTTGGATAAGTGTGCAAACCGAGTGCTGATGTACGGGTCCGATTTGGATGCTGACCATCCA GGTTTCAAAGACAATGTCTATCGCAAGAGGCGAAAGTATTTTGCAGACCTGGCTATGAACTACAAACA TGGTGACCCAATTCCCAAGATTGAATTCAGTGAGGAGGAGATCAAGACTTGGGGGACTGTGTACCGAGAGCTTAACAAGCTTTACCCAACTCATGCCTGCAGAGAGTACCTTAAGAACTTACCCTTGCTCACCAAGTACTGTGGGTACAGGGAGGACAATATCCCCCAGCTGGAAGACGTGTCCCGCTTCCTGAAAG AGCGCACAGGTTTCACCATTCGCCCTGTTGCTGGATATCTGTCGCCCAGAGACTTCTTGGCAGGATTAGCATTCAGAGTTTTTCACTGCACTCAATATGTTAGACACAGCTCGGACCCTCTCTATACACCAGAGCC tgataCCTGCCATGAGCTCCTAGGCCACGTCCCTCTTTTGGCTGAACCCAGTTTTGCTCAGTTCTCCCAGGAAATTGGTCTTGCATCACTTGGGGCATCAGATGAGGCTGTCCAAAAACTGGCAACA TGCTACTTCTTCACAGTAGAGTTTGGCTTGTGCAAGCAAGAGGGACAGCTACGAGTTTATGGGGCTGGCTTGCTCTCTTCGATTAGTGAGCTCAAG CACTCGCTCTCTGGAAGTGCCAAAGTCAAGCCTTTTGATCCAAAGGTCACCTGCAAGCAAGAATGCCTCATTACAACTTTCCAGGAGGTTTACTTTGTTTCTGAAAGTTTTgaagaagcaaaggaaaagatgag AGAATTTGCGAAAACCATCAAGCGCCCATTTGGCGTGAAGTACAATCCATATACTCAAAGCGTGCAGATCCTGAAAGACACGAAGAGCATTGCCAGCGTGGTGAATGAGCTGCGTCATGAGCTGGACATTGTCAGCGATGCCCTCAGCAAGATGGGCAAGCAGCTGGAACTTTAA
- the TPH1 gene encoding tryptophan 5-hydroxylase 1 isoform X3 encodes MMIEDNKENEDHASERGRTAIIFSLKNEVGGLVKALKLFQEKHVNLVHIESRKSKRRNSEFEIFVDCDSDREQLNEIFQLLKSHVNIVSMNPTENFIVQEGDMENVPWFPKKISDLDKCANRVLMYGSDLDADHPGFKDNVYRKRRKYFADLAMNYKHGDPIPKIEFSEEEIKTWGTVYRELNKLYPTHACREYLKNLPLLTKYCGYREDNIPQLEDVSRFLKERTGFTIRPVAGYLSPRDFLAGLAFRVFHCTQYVRHSSDPLYTPEPDTCHELLGHVPLLAEPSFAQFSQEIGLASLGASDEAVQKLATCYFFTVEFGLCKQEGQLRVYGAGLLSSISELKHSLSGSAKVKPFDPKVTCKQECLITTFQEVYFVSESFEEAKEKMREFAKTIKRPFGVKYNPYTQSVQILKDTKSIASVVNELRHELDIVSDALSKMGKQLEL; translated from the exons ATGATGATTGAAGATAATAAAGAGAATGAAGACCATGCATCTGAAAGAGGAAGAAcagccataattttttccttgaagaatGAAGTTGGAGGACTTGTAAAAGCATTGAAACTCTTTCAG GAGAAGCATGTAAATCTGGTACACATTGAATCACGGAAGTCCAAGAGACGAAATTCTGAGTTTGAGATCTTTGTGGACTGTGACAGTGACAGGGAACAACTGAATGAGATCTTCCAGCTCCTGAAATCCCATGTCAACATTGTTTCTATGAACCCAACAGAGAATTTCATTGTTCAGGAAGGTG ACATGGAGAATGTTCCCTGGTTTCCGAAGAAGATCTCAGATTTGGATAAGTGTGCAAACCGAGTGCTGATGTACGGGTCCGATTTGGATGCTGACCATCCA GGTTTCAAAGACAATGTCTATCGCAAGAGGCGAAAGTATTTTGCAGACCTGGCTATGAACTACAAACA TGGTGACCCAATTCCCAAGATTGAATTCAGTGAGGAGGAGATCAAGACTTGGGGGACTGTGTACCGAGAGCTTAACAAGCTTTACCCAACTCATGCCTGCAGAGAGTACCTTAAGAACTTACCCTTGCTCACCAAGTACTGTGGGTACAGGGAGGACAATATCCCCCAGCTGGAAGACGTGTCCCGCTTCCTGAAAG AGCGCACAGGTTTCACCATTCGCCCTGTTGCTGGATATCTGTCGCCCAGAGACTTCTTGGCAGGATTAGCATTCAGAGTTTTTCACTGCACTCAATATGTTAGACACAGCTCGGACCCTCTCTATACACCAGAGCC tgataCCTGCCATGAGCTCCTAGGCCACGTCCCTCTTTTGGCTGAACCCAGTTTTGCTCAGTTCTCCCAGGAAATTGGTCTTGCATCACTTGGGGCATCAGATGAGGCTGTCCAAAAACTGGCAACA TGCTACTTCTTCACAGTAGAGTTTGGCTTGTGCAAGCAAGAGGGACAGCTACGAGTTTATGGGGCTGGCTTGCTCTCTTCGATTAGTGAGCTCAAG CACTCGCTCTCTGGAAGTGCCAAAGTCAAGCCTTTTGATCCAAAGGTCACCTGCAAGCAAGAATGCCTCATTACAACTTTCCAGGAGGTTTACTTTGTTTCTGAAAGTTTTgaagaagcaaaggaaaagatgag AGAATTTGCGAAAACCATCAAGCGCCCATTTGGCGTGAAGTACAATCCATATACTCAAAGCGTGCAGATCCTGAAAGACACGAAGAGCATTGCCAGCGTGGTGAATGAGCTGCGTCATGAGCTGGACATTGTCAGCGATGCCCTCAGCAAGATGGGCAAGCAGCTGGAACTTTAA
- the TPH1 gene encoding tryptophan 5-hydroxylase 1 isoform X1 encodes MQPAPRRGGSLEAAPGPREAAGQLNKSNYMMIEDNKENEDHASERGRTAIIFSLKNEVGGLVKALKLFQEKHVNLVHIESRKSKRRNSEFEIFVDCDSDREQLNEIFQLLKSHVNIVSMNPTENFIVQEGDMENVPWFPKKISDLDKCANRVLMYGSDLDADHPGFKDNVYRKRRKYFADLAMNYKHGDPIPKIEFSEEEIKTWGTVYRELNKLYPTHACREYLKNLPLLTKYCGYREDNIPQLEDVSRFLKERTGFTIRPVAGYLSPRDFLAGLAFRVFHCTQYVRHSSDPLYTPEPDTCHELLGHVPLLAEPSFAQFSQEIGLASLGASDEAVQKLATCYFFTVEFGLCKQEGQLRVYGAGLLSSISELKHSLSGSAKVKPFDPKVTCKQECLITTFQEVYFVSESFEEAKEKMREFAKTIKRPFGVKYNPYTQSVQILKDTKSIASVVNELRHELDIVSDALSKMGKQLEL; translated from the exons ATGCAGCCCGCGCCCCGGCGGGGCGGCTCTCTGGAAGCGGCGCCCGGCCCGCGGGAGGCTGCCGGCCAG TTAAATAAGTCAAATTACATGATGATTGAAGATAATAAAGAGAATGAAGACCATGCATCTGAAAGAGGAAGAAcagccataattttttccttgaagaatGAAGTTGGAGGACTTGTAAAAGCATTGAAACTCTTTCAG GAGAAGCATGTAAATCTGGTACACATTGAATCACGGAAGTCCAAGAGACGAAATTCTGAGTTTGAGATCTTTGTGGACTGTGACAGTGACAGGGAACAACTGAATGAGATCTTCCAGCTCCTGAAATCCCATGTCAACATTGTTTCTATGAACCCAACAGAGAATTTCATTGTTCAGGAAGGTG ACATGGAGAATGTTCCCTGGTTTCCGAAGAAGATCTCAGATTTGGATAAGTGTGCAAACCGAGTGCTGATGTACGGGTCCGATTTGGATGCTGACCATCCA GGTTTCAAAGACAATGTCTATCGCAAGAGGCGAAAGTATTTTGCAGACCTGGCTATGAACTACAAACA TGGTGACCCAATTCCCAAGATTGAATTCAGTGAGGAGGAGATCAAGACTTGGGGGACTGTGTACCGAGAGCTTAACAAGCTTTACCCAACTCATGCCTGCAGAGAGTACCTTAAGAACTTACCCTTGCTCACCAAGTACTGTGGGTACAGGGAGGACAATATCCCCCAGCTGGAAGACGTGTCCCGCTTCCTGAAAG AGCGCACAGGTTTCACCATTCGCCCTGTTGCTGGATATCTGTCGCCCAGAGACTTCTTGGCAGGATTAGCATTCAGAGTTTTTCACTGCACTCAATATGTTAGACACAGCTCGGACCCTCTCTATACACCAGAGCC tgataCCTGCCATGAGCTCCTAGGCCACGTCCCTCTTTTGGCTGAACCCAGTTTTGCTCAGTTCTCCCAGGAAATTGGTCTTGCATCACTTGGGGCATCAGATGAGGCTGTCCAAAAACTGGCAACA TGCTACTTCTTCACAGTAGAGTTTGGCTTGTGCAAGCAAGAGGGACAGCTACGAGTTTATGGGGCTGGCTTGCTCTCTTCGATTAGTGAGCTCAAG CACTCGCTCTCTGGAAGTGCCAAAGTCAAGCCTTTTGATCCAAAGGTCACCTGCAAGCAAGAATGCCTCATTACAACTTTCCAGGAGGTTTACTTTGTTTCTGAAAGTTTTgaagaagcaaaggaaaagatgag AGAATTTGCGAAAACCATCAAGCGCCCATTTGGCGTGAAGTACAATCCATATACTCAAAGCGTGCAGATCCTGAAAGACACGAAGAGCATTGCCAGCGTGGTGAATGAGCTGCGTCATGAGCTGGACATTGTCAGCGATGCCCTCAGCAAGATGGGCAAGCAGCTGGAACTTTAA